One Armatimonadota bacterium genomic window carries:
- a CDS encoding fumarate hydratase (catalyzes the formation of malate from fumerate), with protein sequence MPFEYEPTLQLGPDTTEYRSLGKDGVSTVQLNGREYLQIDRSVLKKLAKEAFAEINFFFRRKHLQQLRSELDDPEASDNDKFVIYTHLQNAVVASKGLLPTCQDTGTAIAFGKKGQFVLTDYDEEEAISEGIYETYQEKNLRYSQLAPTEMFSEVNTRNNLPAQIDIMATKGDEYNLLFVAKGGGSANKMFLYQATPAVLNEKDMAEFIRSKLKEIGTSACPPYHLCVVIGGTSIESATKNLKLLTTGYLDHVPTTGSDKGRAFRDPEWEAKILKIAQDCHIGAQFGGKYFAHDVKVLRLPRHAASMPIAIGVSCSADRQIKAKITKEGVFIEQLEHNPAQFLPEEQPKLAPPVPIDLTMGMEKIRELLSQFPVKTRVSLTGPMIVARDSAHARVRKMMEDGQPMPQYFKDYPVYYAGPAKTPEGMATGSFGPTTAGRMDAFVDLFQQNGGSMVMLAKGNRSPGVTAACKKNGGFYLGSIGGPAAILAQSNIKSVKVIDFEDLGMEAIRMIEVENFPAFIVVDDKGNDFFEQV encoded by the coding sequence ATGCCTTTCGAGTACGAACCGACGCTACAGCTTGGCCCCGACACCACCGAATACCGCTCCCTCGGTAAGGACGGCGTCTCCACCGTCCAGCTAAACGGCCGCGAGTACCTGCAGATCGATCGAAGCGTCCTCAAAAAGCTCGCCAAAGAGGCCTTCGCCGAAATCAACTTCTTCTTCCGCCGAAAGCACCTCCAACAGCTTCGTAGCGAACTCGACGACCCCGAAGCCAGCGACAACGATAAGTTCGTCATCTACACCCACCTCCAAAACGCCGTCGTCGCTTCCAAAGGCCTGCTTCCCACCTGTCAAGACACTGGCACCGCGATAGCCTTCGGCAAAAAGGGCCAGTTCGTCCTCACCGACTACGACGAGGAAGAAGCCATCAGCGAAGGCATCTACGAGACCTACCAAGAAAAGAACCTTCGCTACAGCCAGCTCGCCCCCACCGAGATGTTCAGCGAGGTCAACACGCGCAACAACCTCCCCGCCCAAATCGACATCATGGCGACCAAAGGCGATGAGTACAACCTCCTCTTCGTCGCCAAAGGCGGCGGAAGCGCCAACAAAATGTTTCTCTACCAGGCCACGCCCGCCGTTCTCAACGAGAAGGACATGGCCGAATTCATCCGCTCCAAGCTCAAAGAGATCGGCACCAGTGCCTGCCCGCCGTACCACCTCTGCGTCGTCATCGGCGGCACCAGCATCGAGAGCGCAACCAAAAATCTCAAGCTTCTCACCACCGGCTACCTCGACCACGTTCCGACGACCGGGAGCGACAAGGGCCGCGCCTTCCGCGATCCCGAATGGGAAGCCAAAATTCTCAAGATCGCCCAAGACTGCCACATTGGCGCCCAGTTCGGGGGCAAGTACTTCGCCCACGACGTCAAAGTCCTCCGTCTTCCCCGCCACGCCGCCTCCATGCCCATCGCCATCGGTGTCAGTTGCTCCGCTGACCGCCAGATCAAGGCCAAGATCACCAAAGAAGGTGTCTTCATCGAACAGCTTGAACACAACCCGGCCCAATTCCTTCCCGAAGAGCAACCCAAGCTGGCCCCGCCGGTGCCCATCGACCTCACGATGGGCATGGAAAAGATTCGCGAACTCCTCTCCCAATTCCCCGTCAAGACTCGCGTCAGCCTCACCGGACCGATGATCGTCGCCCGCGACAGCGCCCACGCCCGCGTCCGCAAGATGATGGAGGATGGCCAGCCGATGCCCCAATACTTCAAGGACTACCCGGTCTACTATGCCGGCCCTGCCAAAACCCCGGAAGGAATGGCCACCGGCTCGTTCGGCCCCACCACCGCCGGGCGAATGGACGCCTTCGTTGACCTTTTTCAGCAAAATGGTGGCTCGATGGTCATGCTCGCCAAAGGCAACCGCAGCCCCGGCGTCACCGCCGCCTGCAAAAAGAACGGGGGCTTCTACCTCGGTAGCATCGGTGGCCCCGCCGCCATCCTTGCCCAAAGCAACATCAAGAGCGTCAAAGTCATCGACTTCGAAGACCTCGGCATGGAGGCCATCCGCATGATCGAGGTCGAAAACTTC